AAAGTCAGCATATGACAACTCGACAGGGCCGCCACGAAGGCTTCCTCAGGATTCACATGAGCGGGATTCCCCCGATAGGCCGGTGCGGCGGATGCCGGCACGTGAACACCACCTTCAAAGACCAACTCGTGGTCTCGAGTATACGACTCGTACGAAAAGTCCTCTGATTCCCTCTTCCATTCCAGCGTGATCTTATGCTCAGACATTGATCAACCCCTTTCGAAAACGTGACAATCTTTGCTTAATGAAGCGAACATACCTGTGCGCGGACGATCGCAAAGGCATCCGGGAACTTATGCGCATTCGCGGTAACAGATTTCAAGGCGATTGCCGCTGGGATCTTCAAAGAAAACAGCATAATAGCCATGGTCTTCGTAAACCGGCCCTTCGACATTTCGTGCGCCGGCCTGGATGGCAATCGCAGCCAGCTGATCGACCTTGCGGTGGCTGTCGGCCCAAAACGCGATCCTATTTTCATTGGGAACGTGTTGTGGCGATTCCGTCACCCCGAAAAATTCGGTGACCCCATCCGTTCCGGCCGCCTCATACGTCACCCATCCCTCAATGCCGGTCTCTTGCGTGAACCCGAGCGCCGGCAAAAGTATTTCATAAAACAGTTTAGCCTCGGCGAGGTTCCGTACGCGAAGATCCACATGATCAAAACAGCGTCTCATTAACCTACACCCTTCATTTCGCAGTAATTGCCGCCGTTTTCCGCACTCGGGTATTTTTCCTTATTCATCGATCAACTATTAATGATGTGTAATTTGTGCATCCAAATATGAGGCCGTCCGTCTGAAGAACGTGTCCGCCAGACAATCTTTTCATTGTACCGCTGCCTGGAGGTTCCATGGGTAGCTTGTCGGGTTCTCGCAAGCGAGCCGCTGGCTCTGTTTTCAAGAATGCATTCATAGTTTATTTTACCCGAATGATGCTTACTTCCGCTCAGCCGCAGAGTCGGCAACGGCAATCGCTTCAATCTCAATCATCGCATCGGGAGAATAGAGTGAGCGGACTTCCACGATGGTGTCTGCCGGATATGGAGCCGTAAACCGTTGACCGCGAAGTTCAACAATTTTATCGAAATGGGTCATGTCGGTCAGGAAGATCGTCACTTTGATGACGTTCCGTAGGCTTGATCCTCCCGCATGCAATACCCGCTCGAGATTATCAAAAGTTTGTTTGGCCTGGACATCAAAGTTGCCTGCGCCGACGATTCGACCGCTCGTATCGATGGCAGTCTGACCTGAGATAAAGAGCAGATCCCCGACCCGATACCCCTGTGAAAGCCGATAGGGCTCGTAGGGATCCGGATCGATCCGGATTTGTGTGATGTTCATCGTACCACCTCCTTATTGCTGTCGAAAAAGACCTCAAAAAACGCCCTGGCGCTGTGATTGCCCGTTCATGACACACGAAGATGGTTCAGTATATCTAATCGGAGGCTATTCATTTGGCCTGGTATCGGTGCGTCGAATCCTCTCACAGTTGAAGACAAATCCAGAATTTCTAAACCGACCTGATTATCCCTCGAGACGTCCGAGACCGAGAGGTCTGTGAGTTGTTGTTGAGGGTCACTCGTTGCTCCTTGATCCAACACCTGCTAGGTGTGTGTCAAAATTCTTTGTTCAAACGAGTTTTATCGGGAGCCTCGCAAATATGATTCCTTAAATGATTGAAAATATCACGCAGAAGACCCCTTTCGCATAGTGTATTTTCAGTCCTCTGATGCGTGCAGGTCCATTGGATTTGTTTGACAAAGCCGAGATTAATTATTAGGGTAAGTTTTCCTATCCTCTGGACATTATCCCCGTTCACAATGGGCCAATTCTTAAAAAGATTATCCCTGGTGAAGATTTCCTTTTCAAAGGGGATGAGCCAGGGATGCTCGTATTTGTATGTGATCGTCGACAATCACATGTGCGATAAAAACATTTCAAGATAATAAAAAGGTTGATGAGCAGATGTGCGGAATTCTTGGACAAATAAATTTCTCAGGGTGTCCTGTGGACCCCAAAGACTTGATGGCCATGAATGCGACTATGGGCAGTCGTGGTCCTGATGGCGAGGGGTTGTACGTCCAAGGGCGATTGGGATTCGGGCATCGACGCCTCAAAGTCATTGACTTGACCCAGGCGTCCCAGCAACCCATGGTGGATTCCACTTTAGGGCTTGGTATTGTGTTTAATGGGGCGATATACAACTACAAGGAATTGCGACATGAGCTGGAAGGGAAAGGCTATACCTTTTTTTCCCAGGGAGATACGGAAGTCATTCTCAAGGCCTACCATGCGTGGGGAGAAGGCTTTATTCACCGCTTAAATGGGATGTTTGCGTTTGCCATTTGGGAAAGAGATTCAGAGCGGGTTGTGCTGGCGCGTGATCGATTGGGAATTAAACCGCTCTATTTTACTGAGACATCTCAGCAGTTTCGATTCGCATCGACCTTACCGGCTCTCTTAGCGGGGGGAAACGTCTCCACGGAGTTGGATCCCGTGGCGCTTCATCACTATTTCATGTTTCACGCCGTCGTTCCTGCCCCTCATACCTTGCTGAAAGGCATTCGAAAATTAGCGCCCGGCACCATGATGGTCATCGAGCCAACCGGAGCACGACGACATCATCACTATTGGCAACTCTCTTTCGAACCGCGTGATGATGAAAGGGGATGGAAGGAACGGGACTGGCAAGACCGGCTATATGAAGTCCTGCGTTTGGCTGTCCGCCGACGGTTGATTGCGGATGTGCCCGTCGGGGTCCTCTTGTCCGGTGGGCTGGATTCGAGCCTTATCGTGGGCCTGCTAGCGGCTGAAGGCGCCACAGGCCTGAATACCTTTTCCATTGGGTTTGAAACGGTGGGAGAGGAAAAGGGGGACGAATTCTTTTACTCCGATATCATTGCCAACGAATTTTCCACCCGTCACCACAAGCTGCCCGTTGATACGACGCACGTTCTGCCTAACCTGCCGGGTTGTATTCATGCCATGTCTGAGCCAATGGTCAGTCACGATGCCATCGGATTTTATTTGCTCTCTAAAGAAGTGTCCAAGCATGTCACGGTGGTCCAAAGTGGACAGGGAGCCGATGAAATTTTCGCCGGTTATCACTGGTATCCCCCACTGTTGAACAGTCAACATCCGGTTGAGGAATATCGCCAGGTGTTTTTCGATCGCGACCAGAAAGAATTTCTTCGAGTCATTCATCCACGGTTTCACGGAGACGATCATAGTCAGCGTTTTGTGGAGACGCATTTTTCCCAACCGGGCGCTTCGCGACCGATTGATAAGGCCCTCCGGCTTGATACAACTATTATGTTAGTCGATGATCCTGTCAAGCGTGTCGATAACATGACGATGGCGTGGAGCCTGGAAGCGCGAGTGCCGTTCTTAGATCATGAAGTCGTCGAATTAGCGGCACGAGTGCCGGCGGAAATGAAAATTGCGCAAGGGGGGAAAGGTATCCTCAAAGAAGTGGCCCG
Above is a window of Candidatus Nitrospira neomarina DNA encoding:
- a CDS encoding N-acetylglutaminylglutamine amidotransferase, whose amino-acid sequence is MCGILGQINFSGCPVDPKDLMAMNATMGSRGPDGEGLYVQGRLGFGHRRLKVIDLTQASQQPMVDSTLGLGIVFNGAIYNYKELRHELEGKGYTFFSQGDTEVILKAYHAWGEGFIHRLNGMFAFAIWERDSERVVLARDRLGIKPLYFTETSQQFRFASTLPALLAGGNVSTELDPVALHHYFMFHAVVPAPHTLLKGIRKLAPGTMMVIEPTGARRHHHYWQLSFEPRDDERGWKERDWQDRLYEVLRLAVRRRLIADVPVGVLLSGGLDSSLIVGLLAAEGATGLNTFSIGFETVGEEKGDEFFYSDIIANEFSTRHHKLPVDTTHVLPNLPGCIHAMSEPMVSHDAIGFYLLSKEVSKHVTVVQSGQGADEIFAGYHWYPPLLNSQHPVEEYRQVFFDRDQKEFLRVIHPRFHGDDHSQRFVETHFSQPGASRPIDKALRLDTTIMLVDDPVKRVDNMTMAWSLEARVPFLDHEVVELAARVPAEMKIAQGGKGILKEVARRVIPSEVIDRPKGYFPVPALKYLRGPYLGMVKEALLSQTGQNREIFQRDYIDELLKNPDDHLTPLRGSKLWQLGLLELWLQSHGI
- a CDS encoding VOC family protein, with the protein product MRRCFDHVDLRVRNLAEAKLFYEILLPALGFTQETGIEGWVTYEAAGTDGVTEFFGVTESPQHVPNENRIAFWADSHRKVDQLAAIAIQAGARNVEGPVYEDHGYYAVFFEDPSGNRLEICYRECA
- a CDS encoding RidA family protein gives rise to the protein MNITQIRIDPDPYEPYRLSQGYRVGDLLFISGQTAIDTSGRIVGAGNFDVQAKQTFDNLERVLHAGGSSLRNVIKVTIFLTDMTHFDKIVELRGQRFTAPYPADTIVEVRSLYSPDAMIEIEAIAVADSAAERK